The following proteins are encoded in a genomic region of Zea mays cultivar B73 chromosome 9, Zm-B73-REFERENCE-NAM-5.0, whole genome shotgun sequence:
- the LOC100282968 gene encoding phosphomevalonate kinase isoform X1, producing the protein MEVVASAPGKVLIAGGYLVLERPNAGLVLSTTARFYAVVRPLRDSLPADSWTWAWTDVKVTSPQLSRVATYKLSLNKTTLQLTSSRESTNPFVEQAIQFSVAAAKATIIDKERKDVVDKLLLQGLNITIIGHNDFYSYRKQIEARGLPLTPEVLLSLPPFSSITFNSEVANGTMTGEKCKPEVAKTGLGSSAAMTTSVVAALLHYLGAVNLSCSGQSSGDNASGRELDLVHAIAQSAHCLAQGKIGSGFDVSAAVYGSQRYVRFSPEILSSAQAIGGTVLPDVVSDVLTQRWDHENKQFSLPPLMTLLLGEPGTGGSSTPSMVGSVKRWLKSDPEKSRDTWSKLAIANSTLENQLRILKGLSENHHEAYESMVRSCSRLTYGKWAEVATNQHQELIIRSLLAARDACLEIRLHMREMGIAAGVPIEPDSQTRLLDATMNMEGVLLAGVPGAGGFDAVFSVVLGDASNAVAHAWSSVGVLPLPVREDCRGVSLEDADPRTREVSAAVWSIQIN; encoded by the exons ATGGAAGT GGTGGCGTCGGCGCCGGGGAAGGTGCTCATCGCGGGAGGATACCTCGTGCTGGAGCGCCCCAACGCCGGCCTAGTTCTCAGCACCACCGCCCGCTTCTACGCCGTCGTCCGCCCCCTCCGCGACAGCCTCCCAGCCGACTCCTGGACCTGG GCATGGACGGACGTCAAAGTGACTTCCCCTCAACTCTCGCGGGTGGCCACATATAAATTGTCCCTAAATAAAACGACGCTGCAATTGACGTCTTCAAG GGAATCGACAAACCCTTTTGTGGAGCAGGCCATACAATTCTCCGTAGCAGCTGCTAAAGCGACCATTATTGATAAGGAGAGGAAGGATGTGGTAGATAAGTTACTGCTGCAAG GTCTGAACATTACAATTATTGGTCACAATGATTTCTATTCTTATAGAAAGCAG ATTGAAGCACGTGGTCTCCCTCTTACTCCGGAGGTACTGCTTtcattgcctccattctcttcaaTTACATTTAACTCAGAGGTTGCTAATGGAACAATGACTGGAGAGAAATGTAAACCTGAAGTAGCCAAAACTGGACTTGGGTCATCAGCTGCCATGACCACATCAGTTGTTGCAGCTCTTCTTCACTATCTTGGTGCTGTTAACCTCTCATGTTCAGGACAATCTTCTGGCGACAATGCAAGTGGACGAGAACTTGACTTGGTTCACGCTATTGCCCAAAGTGCACATTGTTTAGCACAAGGGAAAATTGGCAGTGGTTTTGATGTTAGTGCTGCTGTCTATGGGAGTCAACGCTATGTAAGGTTTTCTCCAGAAATACTCTCCTCGGCTCAG GCTATAGGTGGGACTGTCTTGCCAGATGTAGTATCAGATGTTCTAACACAAAGGTGGGATCATGAGAATAAACAGTTTTCATTACCTCCTCTGATGACCCTT CTCCTTGGGGAACCTGGGACCGGAGGATCATCTACTCCATCAATGGTTGGATCTGTGAAACGGTGGCTGAAGTCTGACCCTGAGAAATCCAGAGATACATGGAGTAAACTGGCCATTGCCAATTCAACGCTGGAGAACCAACTGAGGATCTTAAAAGGACTTTCTGAAAATCACCATGAAGCATATGAGTCCATGGTGAGGTCCTGTAGTCGTCTCACATATGGGAAG TGGGCAGAGGTGGCTACTAACCAACATCAAGAATTAATTATAAGATCATTGTTGGCTGCAAGGGATGCTTGCCTTGAGATAAGGCTTCACATGCGAGAGATGGGCATAGCAGCTGGTGTTCCA ATTGAGCCAGATTCACAAACACGGCTACTAGATGCCACTATGAATATGGAGGGTGTTTTACTGGCTGGAGTTCCGGGAGCTGGTGGCTTCGATGCAGTGTTCTCAGTTGTTTTGGGGGATGCAAGTAATGCTGTAGCACATGCTTGGAGCTCTGTTGGCGTTCTGCCACTTCCTGTTCGAGAAGACTGCCGTGGTGTTTCATTGGAAGACGCTGACCCGAGAACAAGGGAGGTGTCAGCAGCTGTATGGTCCATCCAAATTAACTGA
- the LOC100282968 gene encoding phosphomevalonate kinase isoform X3, whose product MEVVASAPGKVLIAGGYLVLERPNAGLVLSTTARFYAVVRPLRDSLPADSWTWAWTDVKVTSPQLSRVATYKLSLNKTTLQLTSSRESTNPFVEQAIQFSVAAAKATIIDKERKDVVDKLLLQGLNITIIGHNDFYSYRKQIEARGLPLTPEVLLSLPPFSSITFNSEVANGTMTGEKCKPEVAKTGLGSSAAMTTSVVAALLHYLGAVNLSCSGQSSGDNASGRELDLVHAIAQSAHCLAQGKIGSGFDVSAAVYGSQRYVRFSPEILSSAQAIGGTVLPDVVSDVLTQRWDHENKQFSLPPLMTLLLGEPGTGGSSTPSMVGSVKRWLKSDPEKSRDTWSKLAIANSTLENQLRILKGLSENHHEAYESMVRSCSRLTYGKWAEVATNQHQELIIRSLLAARDACLEIRLHMREMGIAAGVPVRLSQIHKHGY is encoded by the exons ATGGAAGT GGTGGCGTCGGCGCCGGGGAAGGTGCTCATCGCGGGAGGATACCTCGTGCTGGAGCGCCCCAACGCCGGCCTAGTTCTCAGCACCACCGCCCGCTTCTACGCCGTCGTCCGCCCCCTCCGCGACAGCCTCCCAGCCGACTCCTGGACCTGG GCATGGACGGACGTCAAAGTGACTTCCCCTCAACTCTCGCGGGTGGCCACATATAAATTGTCCCTAAATAAAACGACGCTGCAATTGACGTCTTCAAG GGAATCGACAAACCCTTTTGTGGAGCAGGCCATACAATTCTCCGTAGCAGCTGCTAAAGCGACCATTATTGATAAGGAGAGGAAGGATGTGGTAGATAAGTTACTGCTGCAAG GTCTGAACATTACAATTATTGGTCACAATGATTTCTATTCTTATAGAAAGCAG ATTGAAGCACGTGGTCTCCCTCTTACTCCGGAGGTACTGCTTtcattgcctccattctcttcaaTTACATTTAACTCAGAGGTTGCTAATGGAACAATGACTGGAGAGAAATGTAAACCTGAAGTAGCCAAAACTGGACTTGGGTCATCAGCTGCCATGACCACATCAGTTGTTGCAGCTCTTCTTCACTATCTTGGTGCTGTTAACCTCTCATGTTCAGGACAATCTTCTGGCGACAATGCAAGTGGACGAGAACTTGACTTGGTTCACGCTATTGCCCAAAGTGCACATTGTTTAGCACAAGGGAAAATTGGCAGTGGTTTTGATGTTAGTGCTGCTGTCTATGGGAGTCAACGCTATGTAAGGTTTTCTCCAGAAATACTCTCCTCGGCTCAG GCTATAGGTGGGACTGTCTTGCCAGATGTAGTATCAGATGTTCTAACACAAAGGTGGGATCATGAGAATAAACAGTTTTCATTACCTCCTCTGATGACCCTT CTCCTTGGGGAACCTGGGACCGGAGGATCATCTACTCCATCAATGGTTGGATCTGTGAAACGGTGGCTGAAGTCTGACCCTGAGAAATCCAGAGATACATGGAGTAAACTGGCCATTGCCAATTCAACGCTGGAGAACCAACTGAGGATCTTAAAAGGACTTTCTGAAAATCACCATGAAGCATATGAGTCCATGGTGAGGTCCTGTAGTCGTCTCACATATGGGAAG TGGGCAGAGGTGGCTACTAACCAACATCAAGAATTAATTATAAGATCATTGTTGGCTGCAAGGGATGCTTGCCTTGAGATAAGGCTTCACATGCGAGAGATGGGCATAGCAGCTGGTGTTCCAGTAAG ATTGAGCCAGATTCACAAACACGGCTACTAG
- the LOC100282968 gene encoding phosphomevalonate kinase isoform X2 gives MEVVASAPGKVLIAGGYLVLERPNAGLVLSTTARFYAVVRPLRDSLPADSWTWAWTDVKVTSPQLSRVATYKLSLNKTTLQLTSSRESTNPFVEQAIQFSVAAAKATIIDKERKDVVDKLLLQGLNITIIGHNDFYSYRKQIEARGLPLTPEVLLSLPPFSSITFNSEVANGTMTGEKCKPEVAKTGLGSSAAMTTSVVAALLHYLGAVNLSCSGQSSGDNASGRELDLVHAIAQSAHCLAQGKIGSGFDVSAAVYGSQRYVRFSPEILSSAQAIGGTVLPDVVSDVLTQRWDHENKQFSLPPLMTLLLGEPGTGGSSTPSMVGSVKRWLKSDPEKSRDTWSKLAIANSTLENQLRILKGLSENHHEAYESMWAEVATNQHQELIIRSLLAARDACLEIRLHMREMGIAAGVPIEPDSQTRLLDATMNMEGVLLAGVPGAGGFDAVFSVVLGDASNAVAHAWSSVGVLPLPVREDCRGVSLEDADPRTREVSAAVWSIQIN, from the exons ATGGAAGT GGTGGCGTCGGCGCCGGGGAAGGTGCTCATCGCGGGAGGATACCTCGTGCTGGAGCGCCCCAACGCCGGCCTAGTTCTCAGCACCACCGCCCGCTTCTACGCCGTCGTCCGCCCCCTCCGCGACAGCCTCCCAGCCGACTCCTGGACCTGG GCATGGACGGACGTCAAAGTGACTTCCCCTCAACTCTCGCGGGTGGCCACATATAAATTGTCCCTAAATAAAACGACGCTGCAATTGACGTCTTCAAG GGAATCGACAAACCCTTTTGTGGAGCAGGCCATACAATTCTCCGTAGCAGCTGCTAAAGCGACCATTATTGATAAGGAGAGGAAGGATGTGGTAGATAAGTTACTGCTGCAAG GTCTGAACATTACAATTATTGGTCACAATGATTTCTATTCTTATAGAAAGCAG ATTGAAGCACGTGGTCTCCCTCTTACTCCGGAGGTACTGCTTtcattgcctccattctcttcaaTTACATTTAACTCAGAGGTTGCTAATGGAACAATGACTGGAGAGAAATGTAAACCTGAAGTAGCCAAAACTGGACTTGGGTCATCAGCTGCCATGACCACATCAGTTGTTGCAGCTCTTCTTCACTATCTTGGTGCTGTTAACCTCTCATGTTCAGGACAATCTTCTGGCGACAATGCAAGTGGACGAGAACTTGACTTGGTTCACGCTATTGCCCAAAGTGCACATTGTTTAGCACAAGGGAAAATTGGCAGTGGTTTTGATGTTAGTGCTGCTGTCTATGGGAGTCAACGCTATGTAAGGTTTTCTCCAGAAATACTCTCCTCGGCTCAG GCTATAGGTGGGACTGTCTTGCCAGATGTAGTATCAGATGTTCTAACACAAAGGTGGGATCATGAGAATAAACAGTTTTCATTACCTCCTCTGATGACCCTT CTCCTTGGGGAACCTGGGACCGGAGGATCATCTACTCCATCAATGGTTGGATCTGTGAAACGGTGGCTGAAGTCTGACCCTGAGAAATCCAGAGATACATGGAGTAAACTGGCCATTGCCAATTCAACGCTGGAGAACCAACTGAGGATCTTAAAAGGACTTTCTGAAAATCACCATGAAGCATATGAGTCCATG TGGGCAGAGGTGGCTACTAACCAACATCAAGAATTAATTATAAGATCATTGTTGGCTGCAAGGGATGCTTGCCTTGAGATAAGGCTTCACATGCGAGAGATGGGCATAGCAGCTGGTGTTCCA ATTGAGCCAGATTCACAAACACGGCTACTAGATGCCACTATGAATATGGAGGGTGTTTTACTGGCTGGAGTTCCGGGAGCTGGTGGCTTCGATGCAGTGTTCTCAGTTGTTTTGGGGGATGCAAGTAATGCTGTAGCACATGCTTGGAGCTCTGTTGGCGTTCTGCCACTTCCTGTTCGAGAAGACTGCCGTGGTGTTTCATTGGAAGACGCTGACCCGAGAACAAGGGAGGTGTCAGCAGCTGTATGGTCCATCCAAATTAACTGA